The nucleotide window GGTCACAGCTGCCCGTCGTCCGCTTTCCTACGCGGAAGGCAACGCACACGACGACGGCGGCTCCCGTCGTCGTCGTTCCGCCCTTCTGTAGCGGGCGGTGGGCGCCCTGTCCGCCGGCAGGAAGCGCTCGTATCCTTGAGGAAACAGGCCACAAGCCTGCCGATCACCTTCCGTGGTCACCTTCAGGCAATTCGAGAGCAGGCGGAGAATCCCGTGATCATCGGCGTCCCCAAAGAAGTGAAGAACAACGAGTTTCGCGTAGCCATCACGGCCTCAGGCGTCCACGAGTTCCGCACCCACGGCCATACGGTCCTCGTGGAGCGGTCGGCCGGCGTCGGCTCCAACATCACGGATGACGAATACATCGCAGCGGGCGCGGAGATCGTCGACGAACCCGATGACGTGTGGGCCCGGGCCGACATGATCATGAAGGTCAAGGAGCCGATCGCGGAGGAGTACCACCGCTTCCGGGAAGGCCTGATCCTCTTCACCTACCTGCACCTCGCGGCTGAGCCGAAGCTGACCCATGCGCTGATGGAATCCGGCGTCACGGCGATCGCCTATGAGACCGTCCAGGACGGCCGCGCGCTTCCACTGCTGGCCCCCATGTCCGAGGTAGCCGGACGGCTGTCGGTCCAGGTCGGGGCGCAGGTCATGACGGCGCCGTCGGGAGGTCCCGGGCTGCTGTTGGGCGGCGTACCGGGCGTGCGTCCCGCGAAGGTCGTTGTCCTTGGCGCGGGCGTTGCCGGAACCAACGCCACCGCCATGGCCGTGGGCACCGGAGCGGACGTCACCGTTCTGGACATCAACATAGCCCGCCTCCGCGAGCTCGACGCCCAGTATGCGGGCCGGATCCGGACCATCGCGTCGAATGCCTTCGAGATCGAGCGGGCAGTGCTGGACGCTGATCTGGTGATCGGCTCAGTACTTATCCCGGGCGCAAAGGCGCCGAAGCTCGTCACCAACGACATGGTGTCGCGGATGAAGCCGGGCAGCGTGCTCGTTGACATTGCCGTGGATCAGGGCGGCTGCTTTGAGGACTCGCACGTGACCACGCATGAGGAACCCACGTTCACCGTCCACCAGTCGCTCTTCTACTGCGTGGGAAACATGCCGGGCGCTGTCCCCAATACGTCCACCTACGCACTGACCAACGTCACCCTGCGGTATGCCGTGGCGCTGGCCAACAAAGGAGTCCGCGGTGCCTTCGAGGCGGTTCCTGCGCTGGCACACGGACTCAACGTCGCCGGCGGCGCGGTGGCGCATCATTCGGTGTCCGAGGCACACGGCCTCGAACTCACCGAGGACTGGCGCCGGCTCGTCTAGACGGTGTGCGCCGCCTCGATGATCCGGTGGGCACGCAGGCTGTCCGCCGGGTCAACCGGGACGGGCCCGCCGTCCTGCAGCGCGGCTGCGAGGATGTCGTAGAACGCGGGGTAGTTACCGTCCTCCGTCGGATGCCGCGTTGCCTCGTGGTCGAATCCGAGCAGACCCCAGGCGAGCCTGTCCTCCACACCGTAGCCGGGGTCGGAGGGCAGCATGCCTGCATCAACGGCGGCTTCCTGAACGTCCACTCCCCATTTGGTGTACGCCGATTCGGAGCCCGTAACCCGGAACCGCGGCGCGGCCTGCGGCGCGAGCGCGTTCATCCAGAGGTGGCTGATGACGCCTGAGGAATGCTTCAGGGCCACAAAGACATCGTCGTCCGGCCCTTCGGCTTCGCGGTGGGCCGCACGTTCCGCATGGATGAGTTCAGCGTCCCCGAAGAGCTGCAGCGCCTGGTCGATCAGGTGGGGGCCGAGGTCGTACAGAATCCCCCCACCCTCCTCGGCTCCGCTGTTGGCCTTCCACGGCTTGGTGACCAGCGGCTTGTACGTTTCCATCCGGGATTCGAACCGCCGGACAGCGCCCAGCTTGCCCGCCTCGAGCAGCTTCTTCACGGTCAGGAAATCGCCGTCCCAGCGCCTGTTCTGAAAGACGGTCAGCAACTGCCCCTCCTCCCGGGCCAGTGCAATGAGCCGCTCACCGTCCGCTGAATCAACGACGAACGGCTTGTCGACGACGACGGCCGCGGCTCCCCTCAGTGCCCGCTCGGCCGGCTCGGCGTGGGTGGCCGGAGGCGTACTCACCACGACGAGATCCAGCTGATCCAGCTGCTCCTCCAGCTCATCGACGGTGTGGAGGATCTGCGCGTCCGGGTAGAGCGTTTCCACCTGCGCAATGCGGTCCTTGTTGGATGTCACGACGATATCGAGTGAATACCGACTGCTGGCGCTGATGAACGGCGCGTGGAAAACCCGCCCGCCCAGGCCGAATCCGATGAGGGCCGTCCTGATTTTCTCCATGGCCCAACCCTAGGGCCACAGCGGGACTTCGGCATCAGGAGCTGGCTGCAGCGTCCGAATTTGCGGACGGGCGGAGCCATACTATGATCATCTATCGGTCAAGCAGTGGCTATTGAATCTCTTACCCTTAAGGGAGCCTATGTCCACCGCTCCGGACCCCAGCGTTGACAACTCGACTGATCTCGGCACCGACCTGCCCGTTTCCTTCAGCACTGCTGAAATCAACGACGACGGTGCGCCGCTGCACACGCATTCCACCCGCCTCATGCTCACCACGGCAGCACACTTTGTGCAGGAGCACCTGCATTCCGAATTGGCTCAACTCGGACTGACTCCAATAGACCTGTCCGTCCTGAGCGGCCTGGCGGAACTGTCTGGAGCGGCCACCCCGGAGGTTGCAGCCCAGTGCCTCCTGTCTGCGGACATCACCGAACATTCGCTCGCGGAACTCAGCCGACGGGGGTTCGTGACGGTGGAGAACGGCGTGTATTCCATGACTGCCGCCGGCAGCCGCGCCCTCATCGAGGCGCGCGACCTTGAGGATGCCCTGTTCGCCGAAAAGAGCACAACACTGCGGATGGAGCTTGGCTCCCTGATCAGCCGTCTTCGCGACGGCGGGGTCCTCAACCCGGAGTAGATCGGGCGTTCATACAGAAGGCCTGGACTCGTCAGGGTCCGGGCCTTCTGTTCGACTGGAGTGGTCCAGGTTAGTGCCAGAGACTGTCGGCCCACGCAGCATCGCGCAGATAGTCGCGCGCAGCTCCAACGTCAAAGAGCTCTCCCTGGGAGGCAAGCACTCCCATCCCCCGAAGGTCTTCGACCGTGTCAGGAGAACACCCCAGGGCCTCGCTCAGGTCGTGTGCGTCTGCGGCGAGGATGACATTTTCGTTGTGGGCCATGCTTGCACTTGTTCCTTTCTCGTCTGGGGTGGTGACGATCGAGCAGGACGGGCATCAGTTCCGGTTGAACAGGGCTCGTTCACGTTCAGCGCTCCACGTGCGGGCGTACAAACCGAGTACGGCTTCCTCACGGGGACTGAAGCCAAGGCGATTCAGCGTCATGTGCGCCTGATGGACCGTCAGGTGTTGGGCACTGCGGCTGACGCGGGCTCTGTCGGCGCGGTACAGATAGCTGTCTACCGCGCGGAACCACCGGCGCCTCCAGTTGTGAACCGCTGACTCGGCGGCTGTCGCGGCCATCAGGCTCTGGAACGCGGGCACCTTGGCGTTCACCTGGTTAGCCATGGCCTCACGGACCGCGGGGCCGCGGGCACCGAGATCAGGGGTGCAGGTCTTGAGATGGCTGTCCCAGTAATACTCCCAGGAGATCCGGCGTCGATCGGCCCAGCTGGCGGACCGCGAGCCTTTCATCATGCTGCGCGCGGAGTCGAAGAGAACCAAAGCGGCGAAAGCGGACCGGCTGTGCATCTTGGAGAACCGCTGCGTGCCCCACGCGGCGAGCTCGGAGGAGAGTTCGAAGACTTCCTCTGCCAATTGCAGGCCTTCAACGCCTCCGTACTTGAACAGCTCAGCCTCGAGCTGGGGGTCCGCATCCTCGACGCCGCGCAGGTAGTAGCCATGTGTCGCGGGCGTTGAGGTGGCTTGCCGGGAGGGCATAGCGGCCAGCGCGCCGCTGCGCTTCAGCAGCACCTGATGGACCGTCTGCAAACGCTCAATGGTGGCGGGCTGCGCCAGAATGTGAAGCCGTACCTGAACAGATGAAGATGGGTCCACACTCCGCGTGTAGAACCATTTCTCGGCCCGCAGTACGTGGGCCTGCGCCGCCAGCGGGGTAACCAGGTCTCCAATGATGCCGTCCGCTACATCGAAGCCGCCTGCATGAGTGGAAAGATGCCACCATTGAGCGCTGAGTGCAGTTCGTGAGGCGGTTCGAACTGCTGTCAGCTGACTCATGGCATCCTCCTTCAGGGCTAATGGTTACCCCCGCTGGGGCGAGTCTTTGGGCGTTTCAACCTTCGCAACGAAGGTTGAGACGCTATGTGGTTGGTCTTATTTCGGCCAGTCCCAACTTGCGGTTACTGTCTTCGGCCAATCCCAGCTGGCTGCTCCGACTGCCGGGGTTGCCGGTGCAAGAACTGCTGCTGCGACAAGGAGGCCTGCGGCTGCGCTGATGATCTTCTTCACTGGACGTTCCCTTCCGTCGGGTTGCATGTGACGCCATCCGGCTCGCCGTCGAGCCGGTGAGTCAAGCATGTGTGTGGCGGTTGCGGCTTGTCCAGCTGAGAAGGTGCCCTATTCAGGACATGACCTGATGCGGACAACTGCATCCTCAGGCGTGCCTGGCGTACTGCCTCACGGATGCCCGGCCACCCGGCGTTCCCGCCGTTTCCAGTGGGTTTCAACCCCGTGATCACAGGCCGCTGCAGCAATGTCATTAAGCTGACATGTCACGTTTTTACATCGCTGTTCCGACCGTTATCAGGGACGATCGCTGAGGCGGGCACGGCGGATCCAACCCGGGTCTGTAGGCTACCCCTAGAGAACGCGGACGGTCGGAAAGGGAACCCGGGATGCTCGACGGCATATCCATTGAGCTCTACCGGTATGCCGTTGGCCACCCTGGATGGGCAAAATCCGAGGCCTCGGAGGCGCTTGGGTACACCCTACGGGAGATTGACTCAGCGATGGAAGTGCTCGTGGAGCGCCGGCTGCTGAGTGAACAGGGCGCCTCCGCGCACGCCTATATTGCCGTTTCTCCGGACGTTGCGCTGGCCGATCTGGTCGACGCTGATGAGCGCTCTGTGCAGGATCTTCGAGCCAGGATTGCTGCCCGCCGGCGGGAACTTTCCACCCTGGTGCCGACCTACCTTGAGGCACGCAAGAATGTCATCACCAGCTCATCGGTGGAGACTCTGGAAGATCCGCATCTGATTCATCGCGTTCTGATCGACTACGGCAGGGATGTCACCGAAAAGGTGTTGATCGCCCAGCCCGGCCAGGGATCCACGGCGGATGTCCAGGAGGAGAACGTCCGCAAGGATCTGGAACTGCTGAGACTGGGCGTGGAGCGCAAAACGCTGTATGACGTCAGCACACGTGACCACGTTCCAACGCGCAAGGCGGTTGCTGCCATCACCGCCGGAGGCGGGCGTTTCGGCGCCCTCCCACGTGTGCCGCTACGAATGCTGATCTTCGACCGGAAACTCGCCCTCATAGCCCGTCAGCTGGGACATGACGACAAGGCAGCACTGGTGGTTCGGGATCCACACCTGATCCACATCTTCACCCAACTGTTTGAGTTTGCCTGGGAACTCAGCGAGCCCTTCCTGATCGATGTACCTACGGCCTCGCCCCTTAACAGCACGCAGCAGGCCATCCTCAAAGGCCTCGCTTCGGGCTATTCGGACGAGGTCATCGCCCGGCGTCTGGACATCAACGTCAGGACCTGCCGCCGCCATATCGCGTGGATGCTTGAGACCCTCCACGCGGACAGCCGGTTTCAGGCAGGCATCAAGGCTCATCAAGCCGGGTGGATTTAGAAAACTTCCGTTGCCTATCAGTGAACGCGTCCTCTAGACTCGTCGCGTGACCTCCCAGGATGAACTGAACTCAACGCTGCTGCCCGCCGAAACCGAAGTGGCCCTTGAACGGGCGGTCGAATCGGCCCACAGGCACGAGAAGTTATTCTCCGAACGAGCAGCGAACATCAAGCAATCAGCCGTCCGCGACGTTTTCGACATCTCCATCCGGCCCGGGCTCGTCTCGCTCGCCGGCGGCAGCCCCTATCTGAAGTCGCTTCCCATGCAGGATCTGGGCAGGACTGCCGAGCGGATCATCGCCGAACATGGACTGGAGGCCCTGCAGTACGGCGGCGGTCAGGGCATGGAGAAGCTTCGCCGGCAGATCTGCGACGTCATGGCCGCCGAAGGCATTGCTGATGCGGATCCGGCTGACATCGTCGTAACCACAGGATCACAGTCAGCGCAGGATGTAGCAGCCAAGGTCTTCTGCGACCCAGGGGACGTCATCCTGTGCGAGGATCCGACTTATGTCGGTGCGCTCAACACCTTCGAGGCCTATCAGGTGGACGTGCAGGCCATCGAGATGGACGAGCAGGGTCTCGTTCCGGAGCTGCTCGAGCAGCGCATCGCGGATTTGCTCGCCGAGGGTCGCCGCATCAAGTTGCTCTATACGATTCCCAGCTTCAACAACCCCAGCGGCATCACGCTTGCGGCGGACCGTCGCCAGCGGATTGTCGACATCTGCCGGGCACACAACATCCTGATCCTCGAGGACAACCCATACGGCCTGCTCCGCTTCGACGGTCACCCGCTCCCGCCGATGCGGGCGGAGAACCCGGATGATGTCATCTACCTTGGCTCGTTCTCGAAGATCTTCGCGCCCGGCGTCCGCCTGGGCTGGGCGCTTGTTCCCCGGCATCTGCACCGCCGGTTCTACCTTGCGTGCGAGGCAGTAGTGCTGTGCCCGTCGCCGCTGACCCAGATGCTTGTTTCAGCGTATCTGAGCGACTACGACTGGCAGGGCCACCTCTCCAACACCCGTTCCCTATACAGCGAACGGTGTTCCACCATGCTGAAAGGGCTTGCCGAGCACCTCCCCGAGGGAGTCACCTGGACAACGCCGGACGGCGGCTTCTTTGTATGGGTCACGCTTCCGGAGGGCGTGGACACCTACCCGCTGCTCTACCAGGCCATTGACGCCGGGGTGGTCTTCATCCCGGGTGCTGCCTTCACGCCGTCCGATGAGCCTTCGAACAAGCTGCGCCTTGCGTTCAGCGCCGTCTCACCGGAGGACATCGAAGAGGGCATCCGCCGCCTGGCGCCGATCCTGAAGACCGCGATCGAGGAAAACGCCTCCCGCGCATAGAACGACGACGGCGCGCTGCAGACGCTACGTGTCAGTCGAGAAGTAGCGCTGGTTCTTCCAGGATCGACGCGACGTCGGCCATGAAGCGGGCGCTCAGGTCGCCGTCCACCACGCGATGATCGAACGATCCACCCAGCGTGGTGATCCAGCGCGGAATAACCTCGCCATCGAGCACCCACGGCTTCTGCTTGATGGTTCCGAACGCAACGATGGCGACTTCACCCGGGTTGATGATGGGCGTTCCGGTGTCAATACCGAGGGCCCCGATGTTGGTGACCGTCAGGGTTCCGCCCTGCATCTCCGCCGGCTGGGTCTTGCCTGCCCGCGCGCGGGACGCCAGATCATTCAACGCCAGAGCCAGCTCCTTCAGGGAAAGATCCTGGGCATCCTTGATGTTCGGCACCATGAGCCCGCGGGGCGTCGCCGCAGCAATACCGAGGTTCATGAAGTGCTTGACCAGGATTTCCTGATCGGTCCAGGTCGCATTGACCGACGGGTTGCGCGCCGCCGCCCAGATGACGGCCTTCGCGAGAATCAGCAGCGGTGAAACCTTGACACCCTCGAAGTCCCGCGAGACTTTGAGCCGCTTCACGAACTCCATGGTCCGGGAGGCATCGACGTCAACGAAGATGCTCACGTGCGGAGCTGAGAAGGCGCTTTCGACCATCGCCCGCGCGGTGGCTTTGCGGACACCCTTGACGGGGATGCGCTCGACCCGCTGGTCCTGGGGACGGGTGGCCGCACCCCAGAACGACGGCGCGTGGTCCTGCTCCGCGTCCCGCTGGGCCTGGTAGCTCAGCAGGTCCTGCTTGGTGACCTCACCCGAGCCACCGGTCGCGGGGACGTCGGCTAGGTCGATGCCGAGATCGCGGGCGGCCTTACGTACGGGCGGTTTCGCGAGGGCGCGGCGCACTACGCCGGATATTGCCGCGGCAGTGCGGGAGGGCGCCGTCGCGGGGGGTTGCACGTCGGTGACGTGCGCCGCCGGGGGTCCGGGCGCCGTCGTCGTCGGTTGGGTTGTCTGCGTGCCGGCGGCACGGTTGGTGCGCGGTCTGCGGCGGGAGGAATCGGCCTTGGGGCCGGTTCCGACGAGGGGTGCGTTGGTGTCCCCGGACGGCGTTGCTGCGGCGGGTGGAGTGACCAATTCCCCGGGAACGTGCGCCGCGGCCGGCGGTTCAGTTGCGCCGGGCGCATCGAGCGGGGTGTCGGAAACGGAAATGATGGGTGTTCCCACCTCGACCGTCTCGCCCTCCCGAACGAGGAGTTCAGCAACCACGCCCGCGTAGGGAGACGGCAGCTCAACGAGCGATTTGGCTGTCTCGATCTCCACGATGACGTCGTTGACGGCGACCGTTGCGCCGGGCTGCACCTGCCAACGGACGATTTCGGCCTCCGTGAGACCCTCGCCCACGTCAGGGAGATTGAAGGTGTTCAGCGTCATGGAAGTCCTTCTAGTAGGCGAGCACCGTGTCAAGCGAGTGCAGGATGCGGTCGAGGTCCGGCAGGTAGTGTTCCTCGGTGCGTGCGGTGGGATACGGCAGGTGGAAGCCGCCTACCCGTGTGACCGGGGCCTCGAGGGACAGGAACGCGCGCTCGGTAATGCGAGCGGCGATCTCTCCACCAATGCCGCCGAAGGTCGGCGCTTCATGTGCGACCAGCAGGCGGCCGGTCTTGAGCACCGAGTCCGTGACGGTGTCGAAGTCGATCGGCGAGATGGACCGCAGGTCGATGACCTCGACGCTCGTGCCGTCTTCCGCAGCCGCGTTCGCCGCGGCGAGAGCCACCGGAACCAGCGGACCGTACGCCACGATGGTTGCGTCGGTGCCAACGCGGAGCACCTCTGCCTGGAACGGACTGGTGGGCACCGCCGATACGTCCACTTCCCCCTTCAGCCAGTAGCGGCGCTTCGGCTCGAAGACGATCACCGGATCCGCGCACGTCACTGCCTGCTGAATCATCCAGTACGCGTCATGCGGATTGGACGGCGTGATGATCCGAAGGCCGGCGGTGTGGGCGAACAGCGCTTCGGGTGACTCGGAATGATGCTCCACACTTCCGATCCCACCGCCGTAGGGAATCCGGATGACGACCGGCGCGCTCAGGAGACCGTCGCTGCGGGCGTGCATTTTTGCCAGCTGCGTGGTGATCTGGTTGAACCCCGGGAACACGAACCCGTCGAACTGAATCTCGCAGATGGGGAGGTATCCCCGCAGGGCAAGGCCAATGGCCGTCCCGATGATCCCGGACTCAGCGAGCGGGGTATCCACAACGCGTTCCGGCCCGAACTGCGCCTTGAGGCCTTCCGTGACCCGGTAAACACCGCCGAGGTCCCCGATGTCCTCGCCCATGAGCAGGGCGCGGGGGTGCGTGCCCAGCGCGGCCCGGAGGCCCTCGTTGATGGCCTTGGCTATGGTCATCACGGCCATCAGCGGTCACCTCCCTCAATGTCGAAGCCGGCTTCATAGTCTTTCCAGGCCTTCAGTTCCTCCTGGATCAGCGGATGTGCTTCCGCATACGTGGCAGCGAAGCGGTGCTCCAGCCCCGGCGCACTCATGGACAGGACCGCGGCGCGCAGGTTCCCGGCGAGCTCGACCGCTTCCTCCTCAAGCTGCTGGAAGAAATGCTCCCCGGTGCCCGTAGCGCGCAGGCGATGTTCCACACGGGTCAGTGGATCGCGGGCAACCCACTGTTCCTCCTCAGCGGCGAGGCGGTACTTCGTGGGGTCATCGGCTGTGGTGTGCGCACTCATCCGGTAGGTGAAGGCTTCGATAAGCACGGGTCCCCCGCCGTTCCGGGCGCGGTCCAGCGCCCAGCGGGTGACGGCCTGCACAGCGAGGACATCGTTGCCATCAACACGGATTCCTGGGAAACCGTACCCGTGAGCGCGGTACGCGAGGGGAACGCGGGACTGGACTTCTGTGGGTACCGAGATGGCCCAGTGGTTGTTCTGGCAGAAGAAGATCGCCGGCGCATTGAAGGAGGCGGCGAAAACCATAGCTTCGTGGACGTCCCCTTCGGAACTGGCACCGTCTCCGAAATAGGCCACCGTTGCAGCCTTCGGCAACGACGGCTCCGCGAGCTGATCCCGCTGCATGCCCATGGCGTACCCGACGGCATGCAGGCACTGGGCCGCGAGAACCAGTGTGTAGAGGTGGAAGTTGGAGTCCTTCGGGTTCCACCCACCGTTGGTCACACCCCGGAACAGCTTGAGCAGGTCCGCGTGGGCGACTCCCCGTGACACCGCCACGCCGTGTTCGCGGTAGGTGGGGAATGCGTAGTCCTGGTCCTGCATGGCACGGGCGGAGCCGATCTGCGCTGCTTCCTGGCCGCGCATCGGCACCCAGAGTGCAAGCTCTCCCTGGCGCTGCAGCGCAGTTGCTTCCTGGTCGAAGCGCCTGATGAGGTACATGTCCCGGTACAGCGCGGCCAGCTCATCCTCCGCCGGGACATAGCCCCTGAAGCCGGAGCTGTTCAGCTCGCCGTCCGGTGAAAGCATCTGCACCATGCCGGACGGGTCCCGTGGGAACTCCGGCAGATGCTGGGCGTCGAGCTGCTCCTCTGCATCGAACTCGGCCGCAGGCAGGCGGGATGTTGCCATACTCTGGATCCTCGCAGGTAATATTCCGTGGGCGGTATATCTATTGATTGTTCATGCACTAGAGTGCATGCGCAGTCCTACAAGAGTAACGACGACGGCGCCCACCTCCTATTTGTGAAGTGCTAGGAAACTCCCGGACCTCTTGTGTACGTTCCACAAAGCTCAAGGAACCGTGAATTCGCCTCGGGTTCGCCGATGCTCACCCTGATGCCTTCCACGCCGAATGGCCGGACGGAGAGGGCCTGTTGTTCGGCCAACGCTGCGAATTCGGAGGTGTTTTCTCCGAGTGCCAGCCAGATGAAGTTCCCCTCGGCCTCCGGTACCTGCCACCCGAGGCGATTAAGCCCATTGACCACGCGGATGCGCTCGTCAACGATGGACTGCACCCGTTCCCGGACCTCATCGATGTGCTGCAGGGAGGTGACTGCCGCATGCTCGGCAATCTGGGACACCGCGAAAGGGGTCGCGCTGACGCGAAGGTGCTCGGTGAGTGCCGACTGGGAGATGGAGTACCCGACCCGTAGCCCGGCAAGACCGTGCGCTTTGGAGAAGGTGCGAAGGACAATGACGTTGGGGTAGTCGCGGTAAAGCTGAAGACCTTCGACGGCGTCTTCTTTCCGGACAAACTCCACGTAGGCCTCGTCCAGCACCACGATGATGTTTCGCGGCACCCGGGCGAGGAAGCCGCGCACTTCCTGCTCGGTCAACGCCGGGCCCGTCGGGTTGTTCGGTGTGCACAGGAGGATGACCCGCGTGCGGTCGGTGATTGCGGATGCCATCGCATCGAGATCATGGGACGAATCCGGAAGCAGCGGGACCTGCACGCTCATGGCTCCGGCCAGTCCAACGCAGATCGGGTACGCCTCGAAGGACCGCCAGGGGTAGATGACTTCGTCGGGTGCATCGTAATCGTTCTGGCCTGCGAATGCGGCGAGGATCTGGTTCAGTGCGCCGAGGCTTCCGGCGCCGGTGACGATGTCCTCGGGCGGCACTCCGAGAAAGGCCCCGAGCCCGGTGCGCAGTGTTGTGGTCATCGGGTCCGGATAGCGGTTGACTGCCGTCTGGCTGCCAATCGCCTGGAGCACCGCCGGGAGCGGTGGAAGCGGGTTCTCGTTTGAAGAGAGCTTGAAGCTTTCAAGACC belongs to Arthrobacter tumbae and includes:
- the ald gene encoding alanine dehydrogenase, coding for MIIGVPKEVKNNEFRVAITASGVHEFRTHGHTVLVERSAGVGSNITDDEYIAAGAEIVDEPDDVWARADMIMKVKEPIAEEYHRFREGLILFTYLHLAAEPKLTHALMESGVTAIAYETVQDGRALPLLAPMSEVAGRLSVQVGAQVMTAPSGGPGLLLGGVPGVRPAKVVVLGAGVAGTNATAMAVGTGADVTVLDINIARLRELDAQYAGRIRTIASNAFEIERAVLDADLVIGSVLIPGAKAPKLVTNDMVSRMKPGSVLVDIAVDQGGCFEDSHVTTHEEPTFTVHQSLFYCVGNMPGAVPNTSTYALTNVTLRYAVALANKGVRGAFEAVPALAHGLNVAGGAVAHHSVSEAHGLELTEDWRRLV
- a CDS encoding Gfo/Idh/MocA family protein, whose translation is MEKIRTALIGFGLGGRVFHAPFISASSRYSLDIVVTSNKDRIAQVETLYPDAQILHTVDELEEQLDQLDLVVVSTPPATHAEPAERALRGAAAVVVDKPFVVDSADGERLIALAREEGQLLTVFQNRRWDGDFLTVKKLLEAGKLGAVRRFESRMETYKPLVTKPWKANSGAEEGGGILYDLGPHLIDQALQLFGDAELIHAERAAHREAEGPDDDVFVALKHSSGVISHLWMNALAPQAAPRFRVTGSESAYTKWGVDVQEAAVDAGMLPSDPGYGVEDRLAWGLLGFDHEATRHPTEDGNYPAFYDILAAALQDGGPVPVDPADSLRAHRIIEAAHTV
- a CDS encoding lantibiotic dehydratase C-terminal domain-containing protein, with translation MSQLTAVRTASRTALSAQWWHLSTHAGGFDVADGIIGDLVTPLAAQAHVLRAEKWFYTRSVDPSSSVQVRLHILAQPATIERLQTVHQVLLKRSGALAAMPSRQATSTPATHGYYLRGVEDADPQLEAELFKYGGVEGLQLAEEVFELSSELAAWGTQRFSKMHSRSAFAALVLFDSARSMMKGSRSASWADRRRISWEYYWDSHLKTCTPDLGARGPAVREAMANQVNAKVPAFQSLMAATAAESAVHNWRRRWFRAVDSYLYRADRARVSRSAQHLTVHQAHMTLNRLGFSPREEAVLGLYARTWSAERERALFNRN
- a CDS encoding helix-turn-helix transcriptional regulator, translated to MLDGISIELYRYAVGHPGWAKSEASEALGYTLREIDSAMEVLVERRLLSEQGASAHAYIAVSPDVALADLVDADERSVQDLRARIAARRRELSTLVPTYLEARKNVITSSSVETLEDPHLIHRVLIDYGRDVTEKVLIAQPGQGSTADVQEENVRKDLELLRLGVERKTLYDVSTRDHVPTRKAVAAITAGGGRFGALPRVPLRMLIFDRKLALIARQLGHDDKAALVVRDPHLIHIFTQLFEFAWELSEPFLIDVPTASPLNSTQQAILKGLASGYSDEVIARRLDINVRTCRRHIAWMLETLHADSRFQAGIKAHQAGWI
- a CDS encoding aminotransferase-like domain-containing protein; this encodes MTSQDELNSTLLPAETEVALERAVESAHRHEKLFSERAANIKQSAVRDVFDISIRPGLVSLAGGSPYLKSLPMQDLGRTAERIIAEHGLEALQYGGGQGMEKLRRQICDVMAAEGIADADPADIVVTTGSQSAQDVAAKVFCDPGDVILCEDPTYVGALNTFEAYQVDVQAIEMDEQGLVPELLEQRIADLLAEGRRIKLLYTIPSFNNPSGITLAADRRQRIVDICRAHNILILEDNPYGLLRFDGHPLPPMRAENPDDVIYLGSFSKIFAPGVRLGWALVPRHLHRRFYLACEAVVLCPSPLTQMLVSAYLSDYDWQGHLSNTRSLYSERCSTMLKGLAEHLPEGVTWTTPDGGFFVWVTLPEGVDTYPLLYQAIDAGVVFIPGAAFTPSDEPSNKLRLAFSAVSPEDIEEGIRRLAPILKTAIEENASRA
- a CDS encoding dihydrolipoamide acetyltransferase family protein; the encoded protein is MTLNTFNLPDVGEGLTEAEIVRWQVQPGATVAVNDVIVEIETAKSLVELPSPYAGVVAELLVREGETVEVGTPIISVSDTPLDAPGATEPPAAAHVPGELVTPPAAATPSGDTNAPLVGTGPKADSSRRRPRTNRAAGTQTTQPTTTAPGPPAAHVTDVQPPATAPSRTAAAISGVVRRALAKPPVRKAARDLGIDLADVPATGGSGEVTKQDLLSYQAQRDAEQDHAPSFWGAATRPQDQRVERIPVKGVRKATARAMVESAFSAPHVSIFVDVDASRTMEFVKRLKVSRDFEGVKVSPLLILAKAVIWAAARNPSVNATWTDQEILVKHFMNLGIAAATPRGLMVPNIKDAQDLSLKELALALNDLASRARAGKTQPAEMQGGTLTVTNIGALGIDTGTPIINPGEVAIVAFGTIKQKPWVLDGEVIPRWITTLGGSFDHRVVDGDLSARFMADVASILEEPALLLD
- a CDS encoding alpha-ketoacid dehydrogenase subunit beta, whose protein sequence is MAVMTIAKAINEGLRAALGTHPRALLMGEDIGDLGGVYRVTEGLKAQFGPERVVDTPLAESGIIGTAIGLALRGYLPICEIQFDGFVFPGFNQITTQLAKMHARSDGLLSAPVVIRIPYGGGIGSVEHHSESPEALFAHTAGLRIITPSNPHDAYWMIQQAVTCADPVIVFEPKRRYWLKGEVDVSAVPTSPFQAEVLRVGTDATIVAYGPLVPVALAAANAAAEDGTSVEVIDLRSISPIDFDTVTDSVLKTGRLLVAHEAPTFGGIGGEIAARITERAFLSLEAPVTRVGGFHLPYPTARTEEHYLPDLDRILHSLDTVLAY
- a CDS encoding thiamine pyrophosphate-dependent dehydrogenase E1 component subunit alpha; amino-acid sequence: MATSRLPAAEFDAEEQLDAQHLPEFPRDPSGMVQMLSPDGELNSSGFRGYVPAEDELAALYRDMYLIRRFDQEATALQRQGELALWVPMRGQEAAQIGSARAMQDQDYAFPTYREHGVAVSRGVAHADLLKLFRGVTNGGWNPKDSNFHLYTLVLAAQCLHAVGYAMGMQRDQLAEPSLPKAATVAYFGDGASSEGDVHEAMVFAASFNAPAIFFCQNNHWAISVPTEVQSRVPLAYRAHGYGFPGIRVDGNDVLAVQAVTRWALDRARNGGGPVLIEAFTYRMSAHTTADDPTKYRLAAEEEQWVARDPLTRVEHRLRATGTGEHFFQQLEEEAVELAGNLRAAVLSMSAPGLEHRFAATYAEAHPLIQEELKAWKDYEAGFDIEGGDR
- a CDS encoding histidinol-phosphate transaminase: MSAPEHHTDAAADEVTRIHPRSVLGRLPRYAAGKPPVVIEGLESFKLSSNENPLPPLPAVLQAIGSQTAVNRYPDPMTTTLRTGLGAFLGVPPEDIVTGAGSLGALNQILAAFAGQNDYDAPDEVIYPWRSFEAYPICVGLAGAMSVQVPLLPDSSHDLDAMASAITDRTRVILLCTPNNPTGPALTEQEVRGFLARVPRNIIVVLDEAYVEFVRKEDAVEGLQLYRDYPNVIVLRTFSKAHGLAGLRVGYSISQSALTEHLRVSATPFAVSQIAEHAAVTSLQHIDEVRERVQSIVDERIRVVNGLNRLGWQVPEAEGNFIWLALGENTSEFAALAEQQALSVRPFGVEGIRVSIGEPEANSRFLELCGTYTRGPGVS